A region of the Thiomicrorhabdus sp. genome:
GAGTTTCTGGGCCAAACATAAAAGCGTCACCATTTTCAAATTTTGGCTCGGTATAATACCGCGTGGTTTTGGTGGTTAAGGCAAAAACTCGATTGGGTTTAACGCTGTTTAAACACGCCTCAAGGTTTTGATGCTCGTAAACATTGGCGAGTTCGGCATAATCTAAGCCCGCTCTACGTACCTTTTTTTCGCTTAAATCAAAAGCTATTGGGTGAATTAAATGCAAATGAGCACCCATGTTGGCACTTAAACGGATTAAAGCACCAGTATTTTGCGGGATTTCAGGCTCGTAAAGAATAATATGTAACATATAGGAAGTTTCTGTGGTTGATTTATCAGTTGATATTTGCGGTATTCATTTCAATTCCCCTGTCGCTATGGCATCGGGGAACGCCGGTTATGGCATAGAATACCAGGCTGTTTCAGGGTTTTCCAATAGAGATGTGGGTGCGGTGTTTTTAAAAGGCACAACATTAGAGCCGAAATTGGGTAATAAACCTGAGCGAGTAATGGAATCACCCAGTGGGTTATTAAACTCAATTGGACTGCAAAACCCGGGTGCAAAAGTCGTGATTGAAGAGTATTTGCCTAAACTGGATTTAAGTCAGTCTCAGTTTATTATTAATGTCTCTGGTTCTAGTATTGAAGAATATGCCGAAGTGGTTGGTTTATTCAACGAAACTGAATTGCCTGCAATAGAAGTTAATATCTCTTGCCCTAATGTAAAAAAGGGTGGAGCCGCTTTTGGTAATGATCCTGATATGGCTGCAAGAGTGGTTGAGGCTTGCAGAGCAAAAACAACTAAACCCTTAATTGTAAAATTATCGCCTAACCAAACCGACATTGCTGAAGGGGCACGCCGTGTTATAGACGCGGGTGCAGATGCATTATCAGCAATTAATACCTTAATGGGAATGCAAATTGATGTGAATACACGCAAACCTACGTTGGGAAATAACCAAGGTGGTTTATCAGGGCCTGCAATAAAGCCAGTGGCATTATTAAAAGTTCACCAAGTCTATCAGGTTGCCAAACAACATAATATTCCAATTATTGGTTTAGGTGGAATTGCCAGTGCTGAAGATGCCATTGAGTTTTTCTTGGCGGGAGCTTCAATGGTCGCAATTGGAACAGCCGTGGCTAAAGACCCTTTGTTGGTAAAAAAAGTGAATAAAGGTATTGCTCAATATATGAAAGCCAATGGGTTTACCTCAGTAGCACAGATGACAGGCCAATTAGAATTAAATACCGACACGGTTCTGTGTGGAGCTGTTTAAGCGTTTACCAGGCCTGGTAAAATGATCAAATTAAAATATAAAGTAAGAAGTTAGTATGAAATCAGTTCAAGAACAATTAGCGATTATAAAACGCGGTGCAGAAGAAATTCTGGTAGAAAAAGAATTAATTGAAAAGCTGGAAAGTGGCAAGCCTCTTCGTGTAAAAGCGGGTTTTGATCCTACTGCGCCAGATTTACACCTAGGACATACAGTTCTTATTAATAAGTTAAAGCAACTTCAAGATTTAGGTCACGAGGTGCTTTTCTTAATTGGTGACTTTACGGCAATGATTGGTGATCCAACCGGTAAAAGTGTCACTCGTCCTCCGTTAACGGCAGAAGAAGTCGCTAAAAATGCCGAGACTTATAAAGAGCAAGTGTTCAAAATTCTTGATCCCGCTAAAACTAAAGTTGTGTTTAACTCTGAGTGGATGTCTAAGTTATCTGCTGCTGATATGATTCAGCTAGCGGGTAAAATGACGGTGGCGAGAATGTTAGAGCGTAATGATTTTGGTGATCGTTATGCTGCTAATACGCCGATTGCCATTCATGAGTTTTTATATCCGTTGGTTCAGGGTTATGATTCAGTTGCATTGGATGCGGATATTGAATTAGGTGGAACAGATCAAAAGTTCAATCTATTAATGGGTCGTACTTTACAAGGTCATTATGGTAAGCCTCAGCAATGTACCTTAACTATGCCAATTCTTGAAGGTTTGGATGGTGTGCAAAAAATGTCCAAGTCCTTAAATAACTACATCGGTATTAAAGATGAACCAAACGATATGTTTGGTAAAGTCATGTCTGTTTCAGATGAGTTAATGTGGCGTTATTATGAATTGCTAAGTTTTGAATCAATTGAAACTATTGAAAGACTTAAAGAAGCAATTGCAAATGGTGAAAACCCACGTAATGTCAAAGTAAAATTGGCTTTAGAATTGATTTCACGTTTCCATTCAGAGGAAGCTGCTCAAGGTGCTTTAAAAGATTTTGAAACTAAGTTTTCAAAAAATGCGATTCCTGATGATATAGAGGAAATGACTATTAATGGTGAAATGCCATTGGCGAATTTATTAAAAGAAGCTGGTTTAGTTGGTTCGACTTCTGATGGTCACAGAATGACTAAGCAAGGTGCTGTTAAAATTAATGGTGAGAAAGTTGATGATAGTCGTCAAATTATGCCTATTGGGACTACGGCTGTTTATCAAGTAGGTAAGCGTAAGTTTGCCAAAATTACTATTGATTAAACAGTGTAGCTTTTAGATACATTATATATATGTAATAAACTTAGTTTAAAACCTGTACTTAAAATCTATATAAATATAAAAAGGCGATGTCGAAAGGCATCGCCTTTTTTGTTTCTAAAAATAAATTCATCTCTCATTACAATTTCTTATTCCCTATTCATTTCATCTCATATAAAGCTAAAGGGTAGAAACGTATCCATTCCTTTTATTCCGCGTTGAGCGAAATCTACTGTGAATAACTTAAAGTGATTTAGTTAAAAATAAGGTAAAACCCCTAAAATGTGAATAAGTCTGTGGATAAGTGGTGTGTAAAGAGGGGTAAAGTAAAAGAAATGGATAAAATGTAAAAAAAGTGTCAAAAAGGATAAAAAAGGGGTTGCGTTGTTAGCGGATATGGTTAGAATACGCACCTGTTCCAACGCAGACACAGAAAACAAGCTACGAGTTAGCGAGAAGAAGTGGTTGAGAACAGCGCTTATGAAGTCTACGGATTGAGTAAGTTGAGCGAAAAAAGTTGAAAATAATTTAAAATAAATTGTTGACAACGGATTGGAAATCAACTTATAATAAGCGGCTTACCGAGAAGGAAAAGCAAGCGACTTAGTCGCCAAGTTAGTTCTTCTCGAAGAGACCTAAGTTCTTTAAAAATCAGGTAATTCAGAGATAATTTATGTGGAAACTCGCTTTAGTGAGTGACCAAATAAAAAATCTCGATTTTTGACAAATATGTAAATTGGTAAATAATAATTAATTATTTTTTATCATGTTTCAACTTTGTCAATTCCGAGTGTTTATTTCCTGAGAAGGAATTGAAAAATATCAGCAAGATTAAACTGAAGAGTTTGATCCTGGCTCAGAATGAACGCTGGCGGTAGGCTTAACACATGCAAGTCGGACGGAAACGATAAAAAAACTTGTTTTTTTAGGCGTCGAGTGGCGGACGGGTGAGTAACGCGTGGGAATCTACCCTATAGTTGGGGACAACATGTGGAAACGCATGCTAATACCGAATATGCTCTACGGAGTAAAGGTGCCCTCTCCTTGGAAGGTATCGCTATAGGATGAGCCCGCGTGAGATTAGCTAGTTGGTGAGGTAATGGCTCACCAAGGCAACGATCTCTAGCTGGTTTGAGAGGATGATCAGCCACACTGGGACTGAGACACGGCCCAGACTCCTACGGGAGGCAGCAGTGGGGAATATTGCACAATGAGCGAAAGCTTGATGCAGCCATACCGCGTGTGTGAAGAAGGCCCGAGGGTTGTAAAGCACTTTCAATTGTGAGGAAGGTTCAGTAGTTAATACCTGCTGTTCTTGACGTTAACTTTAGAAGAAGCACCGGCTAACTCTGTGCCAGCAGCCGCGGTAATACAGAGGGTGCAAGCGTTATTCGGAATTACTGGGCGTAAAGCGCGCGTAGGCGGATTATTAAGTCAGTTGTGAAAGCCCTGGGCTCAACCTGGGAACTGCATCTGATACTGGTAGTCTAGAGTTTAAGAGAGGGAAGTGGAATTCCAGGTGTAGCAGTGAAATGCGTAGATATCTGGAGGAACATCAGTGGCGAAGGCGACTTCCTGGCTTAAAACTGACGCTGAGGTGCGAAAGCGTGGGTAGCGAACGGGATTAGATACCCCGGTAGTCCACGCCGTAAACGATGTCAACTAGTTGTTGGTCTTATTAAAAAGATTAGTAACGAAGCTAACGCGATAAGTTGACCGCCTGGGGAGTACGGTCGCAAGATTAAAACTCAAAGGAATTGACGGGGGCCCGCACAAGCGGTGGAGCATGTGGTTTAATTCGATGCAACGCGAAGAACCTTACCATCCCTTGACATACCAAGAAGTTACTAGAGATAGTTTCGTGCCTTCGGGAGCTTGGATACAGGTGCTGCATGGCTGTCGTCAGCTCGTGTCGTGAGATGTTGGGTTAAGTCCCGCAACGAGCGCAACCCTTATCATTAGTTGCTACCATTTAGTTGAGAACTCTAATGAGACTGCCGGTGATAAACCGGAGGAAGGCGGGGACGACGTCAAGTCATCATGGCCCTTATGGGATGGGCTACACACGTGCTACAATGGGGGGTACAAAGAGCAGCCAACTGGCAACAGTGCGCGAATCTCAAAAAACCCTTCGTAGTCCGGATTGGAGTCTGCAACTCGACTCCATGAAGTCGGAATCGCTAGTAATCGCGAATCAGAATGTCGCGGTGAATACGTTCCCGGGCCTTGTACACACCGCCCGTCACACCATGGGAGTGGATTGCAAAAGAAGTAGGTAGCTTAACCTTCGGGAGGGCGCTTACCACTTTGTGGTTCATGACTGGGGTGAAGTCGTAACAAGGTAGCCCTAGCGGAAGCTGGGGCTGGATCACCTCCTTTAAGATAGAAAAAGGTTGCGAGCTTAAGTGAGTTTTCACATAAATTGTCTCTGAATTACATGAAGTATAGTGAACGACCCGGGTCTGTAGCTCAGTTGGTTAGAGCGCACCCCTGATAAGGGTGAGGTCGGTGGTTCAAATCCACCCAGACCCACCATTATATGGGGCTATAGCTCAGCTGGGAGAGCGCCTGCCTTGCACGCAGGAGGTCTGCGGTTCGATCCCGCATAGCTCCACCAATACTACTCTTAATGAGTTTTAGTGTAAAAACTAGAGTTTATTAACAGTAGCATTGGTTGTTTTACGTTAAGTAAACAAACAATACTGAAAAAACTGAAAAGTTCTTTAACAATTTGGAATAGATCTCTCGATTGAGGATTTTAGATACAAGCTTCTTATTTATTTAAGATGTAGTTGGTTTAAAAGCTCAATCAATGAGAAGCTCACCTCTCAGCCGACAATTTGAGAGGTGAGTGTGGTAAGTATCCCTTCCAGGTGCTTACCACGCAAAACTGGATAACTCTTAGGAGTTATCAAGTATAGGTAAAATATATAATTGAGAATACTCAAGCGTATATCATGACAGCGAAAAACTTTTAGTTGCGTACACTCATCAGACCTTATAAACAGAAGCTTAGTTATTAAATGGTATAGCTACCAAATTAAGTGGAGTTAACAAAAGGCATAAGGTTATTTTTGAGTTGTATAGTTAAGTGACTAAGCGTACACGGTGGATGCCTAGGCAGAAGAAGGCGATGAAGGACGTAGTAACTTGCGATAAGCCACGGGGAGCCAGTAAACATGCTTCGATCCGTGGATTTCCGAATGGGAAAACCCATCCATTTATGGATATCCTGCTTGCAGGAGGCTAACCCGGGGAACTGAAACATCTAAGTACCCGGAGGAAAAGAAATCAACCGAGATTCCCTAAGTAGCGGCGAGCGAACGGGGACCAGCCCTTAAGCTGTTATAAGATTAGTAGAATAGTCTGGAAAGTCTAACGATACAAGGTGATAGTCCTGTATACGAAAATCTTTTAGCAGTGAAATCGAGTAGGACGGGACACGAGAAATCCTGTTTGAACATGGGGGGACCACCCTCCAAGGCTAAATACTCTCTTCTGACCGATAGTGAACCAGTACCGTGAGGGAAAGGCGAAAAGAACCCCTGAAGGGGAGTGAAATAGAACCTGAAACCGTGTACGTACAAGCAGTAGGAGCAGACTTGTTCTGTGACTGCGTACCTTTTGTATAATGGGTCAGCGACTTACATTATGTAGCGAGATTAACCGAATAGGGGAGTCGTAGGGAAACCGAGTCTTAAATGGGCGTATAGTTGCATGGTGTAGACCCGAAACCGGGCGATCTATCCATGGCCAGGTTGAAGGTGCCGTAACAGGTACTGGAGGACCGAACCCACGTATGTTGAAAAATGCGGGGATGAGCTGTGGATCGGAGTGAAAGGCTAATCAAGCCCGGAGATAGCTGGTTCTCCTCGAAAACTATTTAGGTAGTGCCTCATGTATCACTGTTGGGGGTAGAGCACTGTTATGGTCTAGCGGTCCGTCAAGGATTAGCAGCCCATTGCAAACTCCGAATACCAACAAGTGCAATCATGGGAGACAGACTGCGGGTGCTAACGTCCGTTGTCAAGAGGGAAACAACCCAGACCGCCATCTAAGGTCCCTAAATATTACTAAGTGGGAAAGGATGTGGGAAGGCTCAGACAGTCAGGAGGTTGGCTTAGAAGCAGCCACCCTTTAAAGAAAGCGTAATAGCTCACTGATCGAGTCGGCCTGCGCCGAAGATTTAACGGGGCTAAGTAATATACCGAAGATGCGGATGCCATTTATGGCATGGTAGAGGAGCGTTCTGTAAGCCTGCGAAGGGGCACTGTAAAGTGTCCTGGAGGTATCAGAAGTGCGAATGCTGACATGAGTAGCGATAAAGGGAGTGAAAAGCTCCCTCGCCGAAAGACCAAGGTTTCCTACGCAACGTTAATCGACGTAGGGTTAGTCGACCCCTAAGACGAGGCCGAGAGGCGTAGTCGATGGGAAGCAGGTTAATATTCCTGCACTTTTTATTACTGCGATGGAGGGACGGAGTAGGCTAGATCAGCTTGGCGATGGTTGTCCAAGTTTAAGGATGTAGGCATGTATCTTAGGTAAATCCGGGATACTTTATGCTGAGACCTGATGACGAGTCCTCTTTTGGACGAAGTGATTGATGCCATGCTTCCAAGAAAAGCTTCTAAGCTTCAGGTAATAAAGAATCGTACCCCAAACCAACACAGGTGGTCAGGATGAGAATTCTAAGGCGCTTGAGAGAACTCGGGTGAAGGAACTAGGCAAAATGGTACCGTAACTTCGGGAGAAGGTACGCCCTCTTAGGTGAAGGACTTGCTCCGTAAGCTCTAGAGGGTTGCAATAAAATGGTGGCTGCAACTGTTTACTAAAAACATAGCACTGTGCAAAATCGAAAGATGACGTATACGGTGTGACGCCTGCCCGGTGCCGGAAGGTTAATTGATGGGGTTAGCTTAGGCGAAGCTCTTGATCGAAGCCCCGGTAAACGGCGGCCGTAACTATAACGGTCCTAAGGTAGCGAAATTCCTTGTCGGGTAAGTTCCGACCTGCACGAATGGCGTAATGATGGCCACACTGTCTCCACCCGAGACTCAGCGAAATTGAAATCGCAGTTAAGATGCTGCGTACCCGCGGCTAGACGGAAAGACCCCGTGAACCTTTACTACAGCTTTGCACTGGACTTTGATACTATCTGTGTAGGATAGGTGGGAGGCTTTGAAGCCGTGACGCTAGTCATGGTGGAGCCAATCTTGAAATACCACCCTGATATTATTGAGGTTCTAACCTAGGCCAGTGAATCCTGGTCAGGGACAGTGTATGGTGGGTAGTTTGACTGGGGCGGTCTCCTCCTAAAGAGTAACGGAGGAGCGCGAAGGTACCCTCAGCACGGTCGGACATCGTGCAATGAGCGCAAGAGTAAAAGGGTGCTTGACTGCGAGACTGACACGTCGAGCAGGTGCGAAAGCAGGTTCTAGTGATCCGGTGGTTCTGTGTGGAAGGGCCATCGCTCAACGGATAAAAGGTACTCCGGGGATAACAGGCTGATACCGCCCAAGAGTTCATATCGACGGCGGTGTTTGGCACCTCGATGTCGGCTCATCACATCCTGGGGCTGAAGTCGGTCCCAAGGGTATGGCTGTTCGCCATTTAAAGTGGTACGCGAGCTGGGTTTAGAACGTCGTGAGACAGTTCGGTCCCTATCTGCCGTGGGCGTTGGAAATTTGAGGGAGGCTGCTCCTAGTACGAGAGGACCGGAGTGGACGAACCGCTGGTGTTCGGGTTGTTATGCCAATAGCATTGCCCGGTAGCTACGTTCGGAAAGGATAACCGCTGAAAGCATCTAAGCGGGAAACCTGTCCCAAGATTAGATTTCCCTAGACTTTAAGTCTTCTGAAGGGCCGTTAGAGACTATGACGTTGATAGGCAAGGTGTGGAAGTGCAGTAATGTATGAAGCTAACTTGTACTAATTACCCGTGAGGCTTAACTATACAACTCAAAAGTGACTTGTGAGATGATGAAAATCAACGACAAGCGATGTTGTGATATACCTTGAGTATAATCAACTATATATACCGAATACTGATAGTTTAGATCTATTCCAAAGAATTTTACGAGGTTGATGTCATCAGCCCGTAACACCAAATTGCTTGGTGACAATAGCAAGATGGAACCACCTGATCCCTTTCCGAACTCAGAAGTGAAACGTCTTAGCGCCGATGGTAGTGTGGGAGGTCCCATGTGAGAGTAGGTCATTGCCAAGCTTATATCCTAAAACCCGTTATATCTTAGATATGACGGGTTTTTTTTTGCTTGAAATTTTTCCTGTTATTTTTTGTTTTATGTATGTTTATTAGGTACTAAATTCTTATTATTTACGTTAAATATACTGATTACAAATTTATACTATCGTGTATCATAATGCCTTCTTTTCAACTTTATTGGTTGATGTTTTTTTTATGTGCGTCTCGATTTTGAGACCATTTGGTTTGTTAAATTTGTATGCTTAAACTTTTTTTAGACGTTGGTAATAGCTTTGTTAAATGGGCAACCGTTCTTGATAATACTTATGAAGTTCATGAGGCAGTCTCTTTCGAACAAATTGAAACCGAAGGTCTGTCATGCTTTGATGTCGTTAAGAGTCCTGATGTAGTCTATTTTTCTAGTGTTGGTGATGCACATCGGGTTGATGAATTGAAGTTGGCTATTCAGGAGCATTGGCAAGTCTTTCCTATTCAGCTTACGGCACAGAAGCAATGCTGCGGATTGACTTCTGGTTACACTGATTTTAATCAATTGGGTGATGATCGCTGGTTTGCGATGCAAGGAGCTTTGGGTATTTATTCAGATCCTGTAATAGTGGTTGATGCTGGTACCGCGTTGACAATTGATGCTATTCAGGATGGTCAACACTTAGGTGGATTTATCGTACCGGGTTTATATACAATGCGGGTTTCTTTAGCTAAAAATACACAAAACCTATCTTTGTTTAATGATGTTGAGACGGTTGATAGTGAGCGTAAAGACAATCTACTTGCTACAAATACTGCTGAAGGGATTTTAGGCGGTACTTTATATATGACAGTGTCATTTATTAATCAGGTTGTATTCGATTTAAATAACCAACTAAAAACCCAGTTCAAATTGATTATTACAGGTGGTGATGCACGCAAAATTTGTAGTTTAATTGACTATGAATTTGATTACGTTCCAGACCTAGTTTTGCAAGGAATGGTCAACATTGAAGAAAGTATAAAAAAAGAATAAAAAATTAATAAAAAGTTATTGACTCATTTTAATAACGCTTTATAATACGCACCAACTTCGCCGACATAGCACAATTGGTAGTGCAACTGATTTGTAATCAGTAGGTTTCAAGTTCAAGTCTTGATGTCGGCACCATATTTTAAAGCCCGTAATTTTTAGTAAATTACGGGCTTTTTTGTTATATAAACTCGAATTGTACTGTGCTTTAACGACCTGTTATAATGCAGGATATTTGATACTGAAATTGGTAATCTGAATGGAACAACAGTCTAGTTATACAAAAGAAGAACTTTTATCTAGTGGTCGTGGAGAACTCTTTGGCCCTGGCAATGCACAATTGCCTCTTCCACCTATGTTAATGATGGATCGTATTACCCACATCTCGGAAGAGGGTGGTGCTTATGGTAAAGGTCAAATTCGTGCAGAACTAGATATTACAAAAGACCTTTGGTTTTTTGAGTGTCATTTTAATGAAGATCCTGTAATGCCAGGTTGTTTAGGTTTGGATGCCATGTGGCAACTTATCGGATTCTTTTTAGGATGGACAGGCGGGCCTGGTAGAGGCCGAGCTTTGGGTTCTGGTGAAGTAAAGTTTTATGGTCAGGTATTACCTACAGCCAAAAAAGTAGAATATGTTATTGATATGAAACGTGTCATAAAACGTAAACTTTATATGGGGTTAGGTGATGCTAAGATGTTTGTCGATGGACGTGAAATTTATAGTGCATCTGACCTTAAGGTTGGTCTATTTACTAATACGGATAGTTTTTAATTATGAAAAGAGTTGTTATTACAGGTATTGGGATTGTTTCAAGTTTAGGAAATAATTCAGACGAAGTTTTAAAGTCTTTGTATGAAGGCAAATCAGGTATTGTGTTTGCCCCTGAATACGCTGAAAACGGATTACGTTCACAAGTACATGGCGCCGTCAAAAACCTGGACTTTAAAGAACATATTGACCGTAAGCAACTTCGCTTTATGGGAGATGCTGCAGCTTATTCTTATATTGCTATGCAACAAGCAGTTGCTGACTCTGGTTTAAGTGAAGATCAAATTTCTAATCCTAGAACAGGTTTAATTGCAGGTTCTGGTGGGGGATCAAACTCTAACTCAACTCAAGCAGTAGAAATTGCACGTGAAAAGGGTGTAAAACGCGTTGGACCTTATATGGTTACTCGTACTATGGGTTCGACTGTTTCAGCCTGTTTAGCGACGCCTTTTAAAATTAAAGGGATTAACTATTCAATAAGTTCAGCTTGTTCAACATCAGCTCATTGTATTGGTACGGCTGTAGAGCAAATTCAACTTGGTAAACAAGATGTTGTTTTTGCTGGTGGTGGAGAAGAGCTTCATTGGACAATGTCTGTATTGTTTGATGCAATGGGTGCTTTATCGACTAAGTATAACGATACTCCTGAAAAAGCTTCACGTGCTTACGATGCTGACCGTGACGGTTTTGTTATTGCCGGTGGTGGTGGTATGGTTGTAGTTGAAGAACTAGAGCATGCTTTAGCACGTGGTGCAAAGATTTACGCTGAAATTACTGGTTACGGTGCTAACTCTGATGGTTACGATATGGTTGCTCCTTCTGGTGAAGGTGCAGTACGTTGTATGCAGATGGCATTAGAAACCGTTGATGGTGATGTTGATTATATCAACCCACACGGAACGTCAACTCCTGTGGGTGATACCAAAGAGGCTGCTGCCATTCGTGAAGTATTTGGTTCTAAGATCCCTAAAATAAGTTCAACTAAATCAATGTCTGGTCACTCTTTAGGTGCGGCAGGTGTTCATGAATTTATTTATAGTTTGTTAATGTTGGAGAATGACTTCATTTGTCCTTCTATTAATATTGAAAACCTAGACTCTGAATGCGAAGGAATGCCGATTGTTACTAAGCGAATTGATAATGCAGGTTTAAACCGTATTATGAGTAATAGTTTTGGTTTTGGTGGTACAAATGCTTCTGTGGTGTTAGAACGCTATAAAGCTTAAAGAATAAGGCTGAAGTATATATAAAAAGCTTTAGTCTTATTAGATTAGATACATTTACCAGGCCTGGTAAATTTAAAAAAACCGAGTTGAACAAAGTTCTTCTCGGTTTTTTTATGTGTAAGTTTTATAAACTCTATTTATTAAATTATTGTTCAAGTAGTCGTTAATTTGAATATTAATAGCTAGCTTTTTTCCTGTAAAGAGAAGCGAGCTGGTGTTTTTAGCAACTTACGGCAAATATATTCTTCTTACTAAGAATATATTATCTGCATTTCCTAAACTGCTTTTTGTACATGCGAGCACGATTTGATACTTTTTTAGCTACGGCAAGAAGCCATTTCTTTT
Encoded here:
- a CDS encoding tRNA (cytidine(34)-2'-O)-methyltransferase, with protein sequence MLHIILYEPEIPQNTGALIRLSANMGAHLHLIHPIAFDLSEKKVRRAGLDYAELANVYEHQNLEACLNSVKPNRVFALTTKTTRYYTEPKFENGDAFMFGPETRGLPADVIASLPEEQRLTIPMMPGGRSLNLANAVSAMAYEAWRQLDFNMKL
- a CDS encoding dihydroorotate dehydrogenase — translated: MVDLSVDICGIHFNSPVAMASGNAGYGIEYQAVSGFSNRDVGAVFLKGTTLEPKLGNKPERVMESPSGLLNSIGLQNPGAKVVIEEYLPKLDLSQSQFIINVSGSSIEEYAEVVGLFNETELPAIEVNISCPNVKKGGAAFGNDPDMAARVVEACRAKTTKPLIVKLSPNQTDIAEGARRVIDAGADALSAINTLMGMQIDVNTRKPTLGNNQGGLSGPAIKPVALLKVHQVYQVAKQHNIPIIGLGGIASAEDAIEFFLAGASMVAIGTAVAKDPLLVKKVNKGIAQYMKANGFTSVAQMTGQLELNTDTVLCGAV
- the tyrS gene encoding tyrosine--tRNA ligase, producing the protein MKSVQEQLAIIKRGAEEILVEKELIEKLESGKPLRVKAGFDPTAPDLHLGHTVLINKLKQLQDLGHEVLFLIGDFTAMIGDPTGKSVTRPPLTAEEVAKNAETYKEQVFKILDPAKTKVVFNSEWMSKLSAADMIQLAGKMTVARMLERNDFGDRYAANTPIAIHEFLYPLVQGYDSVALDADIELGGTDQKFNLLMGRTLQGHYGKPQQCTLTMPILEGLDGVQKMSKSLNNYIGIKDEPNDMFGKVMSVSDELMWRYYELLSFESIETIERLKEAIANGENPRNVKVKLALELISRFHSEEAAQGALKDFETKFSKNAIPDDIEEMTINGEMPLANLLKEAGLVGSTSDGHRMTKQGAVKINGEKVDDSRQIMPIGTTAVYQVGKRKFAKITID
- a CDS encoding type III pantothenate kinase; the encoded protein is MLKLFLDVGNSFVKWATVLDNTYEVHEAVSFEQIETEGLSCFDVVKSPDVVYFSSVGDAHRVDELKLAIQEHWQVFPIQLTAQKQCCGLTSGYTDFNQLGDDRWFAMQGALGIYSDPVIVVDAGTALTIDAIQDGQHLGGFIVPGLYTMRVSLAKNTQNLSLFNDVETVDSERKDNLLATNTAEGILGGTLYMTVSFINQVVFDLNNQLKTQFKLIITGGDARKICSLIDYEFDYVPDLVLQGMVNIEESIKKE
- the fabA gene encoding 3-hydroxyacyl-[acyl-carrier-protein] dehydratase FabA — encoded protein: MEQQSSYTKEELLSSGRGELFGPGNAQLPLPPMLMMDRITHISEEGGAYGKGQIRAELDITKDLWFFECHFNEDPVMPGCLGLDAMWQLIGFFLGWTGGPGRGRALGSGEVKFYGQVLPTAKKVEYVIDMKRVIKRKLYMGLGDAKMFVDGREIYSASDLKVGLFTNTDSF
- the fabB gene encoding beta-ketoacyl-ACP synthase I, yielding MKRVVITGIGIVSSLGNNSDEVLKSLYEGKSGIVFAPEYAENGLRSQVHGAVKNLDFKEHIDRKQLRFMGDAAAYSYIAMQQAVADSGLSEDQISNPRTGLIAGSGGGSNSNSTQAVEIAREKGVKRVGPYMVTRTMGSTVSACLATPFKIKGINYSISSACSTSAHCIGTAVEQIQLGKQDVVFAGGGEELHWTMSVLFDAMGALSTKYNDTPEKASRAYDADRDGFVIAGGGGMVVVEELEHALARGAKIYAEITGYGANSDGYDMVAPSGEGAVRCMQMALETVDGDVDYINPHGTSTPVGDTKEAAAIREVFGSKIPKISSTKSMSGHSLGAAGVHEFIYSLLMLENDFICPSINIENLDSECEGMPIVTKRIDNAGLNRIMSNSFGFGGTNASVVLERYKA